One Drosophila virilis strain 15010-1051.87 chromosome 5, Dvir_AGI_RSII-ME, whole genome shotgun sequence DNA window includes the following coding sequences:
- the LOC6626746 gene encoding zinc finger and BTB domain-containing protein 41, with product MAAAADAAKSNALLAMNKVNNTKCRACLSVSRQTVKLDAKMPDLKNARTYGQGLRQCTNMPLTARSPGGYRWPMQICVRCCRALEVAMHFVELALESNRKLFAESQSPKLITPAQSTTSTGELKRKASSELLHWNQFSQQFEQFVESYDGVPGPIEENVLYMRGAKVPRLDTDIALNNEPPKEDDVILFDVKYDSNDQDEEDENDGSDAKNSETFYDNSINMNDSNTADKSSENNNNYNFNNKNGDISGLPNVESDLIQRALFMTLNDDVNGSQTAEELQSIESIKATLLKSTEELTGSTASTPKATPSKDVNVNIPILSCSICKHTHTEAKQMRSHYMRVHNCDVPEDDIIGLTKNQSFKCRPCNGYVTNSRTDMQQHLIEHHKIDGDFEMYCYVQQNCPACGRIFKDQRSARTHYTRMHTPQQPQQLQPSGSVSVCGGAEINEQQFVCTACDKVFNIKASLQAHQRFCQVKQPVHCNFCELQFSSMRKYELHLQQQHAVDTLHECEICMKSFKNSESLSVHRKRHSERHYQCAKCSLNYINAAELRVHYERAHVHEEEVVSCRICGSKFQNYALLREHEQRNHQKSKIWRCDNCNFETNSRARLRQHQYEHTDYPYKCKHCPEEFADRGKMRQHSKKMHAVELTDEQLAEMFRERIGYTNRHDAFSKTNNSLEIPGFSDECFTELKSLGMDYDDITTDLFSNSISSTLDNLLELVP from the exons ATGGCCGCCGCAGCGGATGCTGCAAAATCCAACGCGTTGCTCGCTATGAACAAAGTGAACAACACAAAATGCCGCGCGTGCCTCTCAGTAAGTCGTCAGACCGTCAAACTGGATGCCAAAATGCCGGATCTAAAGAACGCGCGTACCTACGGGCAAGGCTTACGCCAGTGCACCAATATGCCCCTAACGGCTCGCTCCCCCGGCGGTTACAGGTGGCCCATGCAAATTTGTGTACGTTGTTGTCGCGCCCTCGAGGTAGCCATGCACTTTGTGGAGCTGGCGCTCGAATCCAATCGTAAGCTATTCGCCGAGTCGCAAAGCCCCAAGTTGATAACGCCGGCACAATCGACAACGTCAACGGGCGAACTGAAACGCAAAGCCAGCAGCGAGCTGTTGCATTGGAATCAATTTAGTCAACAGTTTGAGCAATTTGTGGAGAGCTACGATGGTGTGCCGGGGCCCATTGAGGAGAACGTGCTGTATATGCGCGGCGCAAAAGTGCCACGGCTAGATACAGACATTGCGCTCAACAATGAGCCGCCCAAGGAGGACGATG TTATCTTGTTTGATGTGAAGTATGATAGCAATGATCAGGATGAGGAGGATGAGAATGATGGCTCCGATGCGAAGAACAGTGAAACTTTCTATGACAATAGTATTAATATGAATGATAGCAATACCGCCGACAAAAGCAGCgagaacaataacaattataattttaataacaaaaatggtGATATTTCCGGTTTGCCGAATGTTGAGTCCGATCTCATACAACGGGCGCTCTTCATGACCCTCAACGATGATGTCAACGGCAGCCAAACGGCCGAAGAATTGCAATCCATTGAGTCCATCAAAGCCACATTATTAAAGT cTACCGAAGAGCTGACTGGCTCGACTGCCAGCACGCCTAAGGCAACGCCCAGCAAGGATGTCAATGTCAATATACCGATACTTAGCTGCAGTATCtgcaagcacacgcacacggaGGCCAAACAAATGCGCAGTCATTATATGCGCGTGCACAATTGTGATGTGCCCGAGGATGATATCATTGGCCTGACCAAAA ATCAAAGCTTCAAATGTCGTCCCTGTAATGGCTATGTGACAAATAGCCGTACGGACATGCAGCAGCATCTTATAGAGCATCATAAAATTGATGGCGACTTTG AAATGTATTGCTATGTGCAGCAGAATTGTCCCGCCTGCGGACGCATTTTCAAGGATCAGCGCTCGGCGCGCACGCACTACACACGTATGCACACGCCacaacagccgcaacaacTGCAGCCGAGCGGAAGCGTCAGCGTTTGCGGCGGCGCTGAGATTAACGAACAGCAATTTGTGTGCACCGCCTGTGACAAGGTGTTCAACATAAAGGCCAGTCTGCAGGCTCATCAGCGCTTCTGTCAGGTGAAGCAGCCGGTGCACTGCAATTTTTGTGAGCTGCAGTTTAGCAGCATGCGCAAATAcgagctgcatttgcagcaacagcatgcGGTGGATACGCTCCACGAGTGCGAAATATGCATGAAAAGCTTTAAGAATAGCGAATCGTTGTCGGTGCATCGCAAGCGGCACTCGGAGCGGCATTATCAATGCGCTAAGTGCTCGCTTAACTACATCAATGCGGCAGAGCTGCGTGTACACTATGAACGCGCCCATGTCCATGAGGAGGAGGTGGTCAGTTGCCGCATCTGCGGCAGTAAATTTCAAAACTATGCCTTGCTGCGCGAACACGAGCAGCGTAATCATCAAAAGTCAAAGATCTGGCGTTGCGACAATTGCAATTTTGAGACCAACTCGCGAGCACGTCTGCGACAGCATCAATACGAGCACACGGACTATCCATACAAGTGCAAGCACTGCCCAGAGGAGTTTGCTGATCGCGGCAA AATGCGCCAACATTCCAAGAAGATGCATGCAGTGGAGTTGACCGATGAGCAGCTGGCCGAAATGTTTAGGGAACGCATTGGTTATACCAATCGCCATGATGCATTCAGCAAGACAAACAATTCGCTGGAGATACCGGGCTTCAGTGATGAATGCTTTACAGAGCTGAAAAGCCTGGGCATGGACTATGATGATATTACAACCGATCTCTTTTCGAATTCCATTAGCAGCACACTGGACAATCTTCTTGAATTGGTACCATAA
- the NiPp1 gene encoding nuclear inhibitor of protein phosphatase 1, whose product MANSYDIPSWAGKPPTGLHLDVLKDDKLVQKLMVDEKRCYLFGRNSQMNDFCIDHASCSRVHAAFVYHKHLNIAYLVDLGSTHGTFIGTLRLEAHKPTQLQINSTFHFGASTRNYILRERPSAGGQHSNIMEDLPLSETSDGALLGLPESQTELDNLTEYNTAHNRRISMLGIADDNNLRKQNALKQGRKRRNVTFNDEEIIINPEDVDPNVGRFRNLVQTTVVPAKRSRYETNHMGLHTGSSAANAHVASALAASHQMFQQSIVEMKQQQQQQQQQQQQQQQQQQHQQHQMAVTPQSAAHSPVNSLYQGLPASGYEHKGNSEFEPISPLGIGSKLGIMLPNPAPDVTPIFEEPLVASSSIAQKLAIANANVRRFVDDVHETSGEGDSMCPQKKKYAKEAWPGRKPMLGQL is encoded by the exons ATGGCCAACAGTTATGATATACCCAGTTGGGCTGGCAAACCGCCTACTGGGCTGCACTTGGATGTGCTCAAGGATGACAAACTGGTGCAAAAGCTAATGGTGGATGAGAAGCGGTGTTATTTGTTTGGCCGCAATAGCCAAATGAATGACTTTTGCATAGACCACGCCTCCTGCTCCCGTGTGCATGCGGCATTTGTCTACCACAAGCACCTCAACATTGCCTACCTCGTTGATCTTGGCTCCA CCCACGGCACATTTATTGGCACATTGCGTCTCGAGGCTCACAAGCCCACACAGCTACAGATCAACAGCACGTTTCACTTCGGTGCCTCCACACGGAACTATATACTACGTGAGCGGCCCTCGGCGGGTGGTCAGCACAGTAACATTATGGAGGATCTGCCGCTCAGCGAGACCAGCGACGGCGCTTTGCTGGGGCTGCCCGAGAGCCAAACGGAATTAGAT AATCTGACGGAGTATAACACGGCGCACAATCGTCGCATCTCCATGCTGGGCATTGCCGACGATAACAATCTGCGCAAACAGAATGCATTAAAACAGGGACGCAAGCGACGCAATGTCACATTCAACGATGAGGAGATCATCATAAATCCCGAAGACGTCGATCCCAATGTAGGCCGTTTTCGTAATCTGGTGCAGACAACAGTGGTGCCAGCGAAGCGTTCACGGTACGAGACTAATCACATGGGCTTACACACGGGCAGCAGCGCCGCCAATGCACATGTTGCTAGCGCACTCGCCGCCAGCCATCAGATGTTCCAGCAGAGCATAGTCGAGAtgaaacaacagcagcagcagcaacaacaacaacaacaacagcagcaacaacaacaacaacatcagcagcatcagATGGCAGTTACGCCACAATCCGCTGCCCACTCACCCGTCAATTCTTTGTATCAGGGATTGCCAGCCAGCGGCTATGAACACAAGGGCAACAGTGAATTTGAACCCATATCACCGCTGGGCATAGGCTCCAAGTTGGGCATAATGTTGCCCAATCCGGCACCAGATGTAACGCCCATTTTTGAGGAGCCGCTCGTGGCTAGCTCATCCATAGCACAAAAGCTGGCCATAGCCAATGCAAATG TGCGTCGTTTTGTGGATGATGTACATGAAACAAGTGGCGAGGGCGACTCCATGTGTCCCCAAAAGAAGAAATATGCCAAGGAGGCATGGCCCGGACGCAAGCCCATGTTGGGACAATTGTAA
- the LOC6626748 gene encoding zinc finger protein Xfin has translation MSTDYINNNYIESARVYLKVTDPSTIFIKCSLCSTAGLIDWTLFLRHLTAEHTVGPCLEKGSLELDEEIQAEVELELQNLSKIGSKDIDETTDSEADIDDHVSDETYLTAQPEVDDTDTREQAAPHVPHNDVLDRPNQPFYSMLHTKPELMLGFIDLLRQNEYLWREEYKNGDFAAERLESAQQISEGLEERFNVTLKPRVISHSVCRLLKWFQRQHALCSSNRSFRCRHQSYYDQLLQFVPTHNIHVMNCDECKRKFYNEEQLRRHKYRAHGGRIPYVCDVCHMGFSHASKLRMHRARHHEKPKRWQCTLCSYCAPNKWDLSVHLPTHSGERNYTCELCGVSTKSSSSLAVHRRTHSVLKINCPYCPKKYRENYLVNCHIKKMHAAELEQEQELEHAVIGDTT, from the exons ATGAGCACAGActatataaacaacaattatatAGAAAGTGCGCGAGTGTATTTAAAAGTAACTGATCCCAGtacaattttcataaaatgcTCCCTCTGCAGCACAGCCGGATTGATCGACTGGACACTGTTTCTCAGGCACTTGACAGCCGAACATACAGTGGGTCCCTGCCTGGAGAAGGGCTCTCTAGAGCTGGATGAAGAAATTCAGGCCGAGGTTGAGCTGGAGCTGCAAAATCTGAGTAAAATAGGCAGCAAAGATATCGACGAAACTACAGACTCAGAGGCAGACATAGACGATCATGTTTCAGATGAAACGTACTTGACTGCGCAGCCAGAAGTGGACGACACCGACACGAGGGAACAAGCCGCTCCTCATGTACCTCAT AATGATGTGCTCGATAGGCCCAATCAGCCCTTCTACAGCATGCTGCACACCAAGCCCGAGCTAATGCTTGGCTTTATAGATCTGCTGCGCCAAAACGAATATCTTTGGCGCGAGGAGTACAAAAACGGGGACTTTGCGGCTGAGCGATTGGAGAGCGCCCAACAGATAAGTGAAGGGCTGGAGGAGCGTTTTAATGTGACTCTCAAGCCACGGGTCATCAGTCATAGCGTCTGCAGGCTACTTAAATGGTTTCAAAGGCAGCATGCGTTGTGTTCGAGCAATAGGAGCTTTCGATGCCGTCATCAGTCGTATTACGACCAACTGCTCCAGTTTGTGCCTACACACAATATCCACGTTATGAACTGCGATGAGTGCAAACGAAAATTTTACAATGAAGAGCAATTGAGACGGCACAAATACCGTGCACACGGCGGTCGCATCCCATATGTCTGTGATGTGTGCCACATGGGTTTTTCGCATGCCTCTAAGCTGCGCATGCATCGGGCGCGACACCATGAGAAGCCAAAGCGCTGGCAGTGTACTTTATGCAGCTACTGTGCTCCAAACAAATGGGATTTGAGCGTACATCTGCCTACTCACAGTGGCGAACGTAATTACACATGCGAACTCTGTGGTGTTTCAACCAAATCGAGCTCCTCATTGGCTGTGCATAGACGCACGCATTCCGTACTCAAAATTAATTGTCCCTACTGTCCAAAGAAATACCGTGAGAATTATTTGGTAAATTGTCACATTAAAAAGATGCATGCAGCAGAGCTTGAACAGGAACAGGAATTGGAACATGCAGTCATTGGCGACACAACTTAG
- the ND-B14 gene encoding NADH dehydrogenase [ubiquinone] 1 alpha subcomplex subunit 6, which translates to MAGREAVKRAVQQVRPILSVDREEARKRALNLYKAWYRQIPYIVMDYDIPMSVEQCRAKLREEFIKNRQVTDIRVIDMLVIKGQMELKESVEIWKQKGHIMRYWKESQEPKPTDFLSKFVQGIN; encoded by the exons ATGGCTGGACGTGAAGCCGTCAAACGTGCAGTACAACAGGTGCGTCCCATATTGTCCGTGGACAGGGAAGAGGCGCGCAAACGTGCGCTAAACCTGTACAAGGCCTGGTATCGTCAAATTCCCTATATTG TAATGGATTACGATATACCCATGAGCGTCGAGCAGTGCCGGGCTAAATTACGCGAAGAGTTCATCAAGAATCGTCAAGTGACCGACATCCGCGTCATAGACATGCTGGTCATTAAG GGGCAAATGGAGCTGAAAGAGTCCGTTGAGATCTGGAAGCAGAAGGGTCACATAATGCGCTATTGGAAGGAATCACAGGAGCCCAAACCCACAGATTTCCTCTCAAAGTTCGTTCAGGGCATTAATTAG
- the LOC6626747 gene encoding uncharacterized protein, translating into MAHKRVKTEDMEVNYKFACRCCLKSEAEFFKLDSLIECGISEHDASSTKIPLIRLLLFCMRTENQPELPQYICVECSKSLQIAYYFIQNGLRAHEILCRKLCPGKLKTTTRSNGQHASLWTETNARDDASLPRLWEQKPQKSAVRHECKVCGAIVYNRMELKQHIRMHTESSQHQCKLCNFVTLKHRQLPEHYRKAHGLTAAQIEQQIKIRRSMQAAATTSTTTNAIETPADDGQVKVCTLEDMELLIPTVLTPEDFTHPQLDADQLRDIEQQLANALPVPQSNLADIPADPTIDAGVSANVSIGAEFLVMPDGSLQQVNDAGVVFEYIDDSKNTNTTTNMTLQSLLGDSKTDLSYNAMDIDLSHMVVDNALPQITVKPKPRPAPASTGALKHKCKLCPKAFPTVARLKSHQLTHSHLPKFYCDQCSYYSLRSADLIQHYTTEHKSCISESRSNHLDKALLTEPADRSRIYSCDMCLFEAPSSGQLRVHYSEKHLIVPSEVQLRPNWTYESKDRNANSTLTSGHSTATQLDIPLGIKYPPMTSATGTATSSPTATIQQPPQATTTTVVTQSGDINVVVDATSLFYAAGQLPAAGAPTTGATDSETFAIFPEQSFANSLTTSTITGETNGVAPATVSSNPNTSIFGDMQDFIDNTDVAAICTIPADDMPVVDGDDIVIDNNNISLDFDAENLFEDFEDVEVGEEDDDDEDDAENDDENDNNDAAADQNLLLTSDDDDVDDFDDEQSKHLQKPYCIYCNKKFTSQYKFENHMFVHRGLAPYRCELCTNLYNMKRLLIRHYKTVHKRMPTRDMVQAKGDKVSVPRTTIEKISVYVDKPPTLMCAKCPFECEQEGEMRKHLNAHHGINDGVSLHANEVFIIRKLPYDCPRCIRSFAAKRTLTRHLQRSHLVDTIIEMQAPQLTTSSASTTTTPTATTTLPLNASDGNKTTTTTTMAQQDSSMLAQHDAGNIDVDVDGDGDGDGKCDRDIGFKTEILDTDLKVEATTTMASQEKNADTTKTTSAETEVATRAKTEATEDAATNTKAISTTTSEAGAASKTTTTTAGSTLFPTPTPFDYDFDFIGSGANATSNKSNNDSFNIAPSPSHLLNGSDKLLTAALEPSPIKDLRSRLPRTPIFVCKQCNQTFDELGKLLQHELEQHSSSIVSPRVSHQHQCKICKTTYRTVTLLNYHMKRHAPAKVPCQQCPKENSPDLDQHIQSDHSANTTTPLKCGVDGCEKTFNYKHHLKRHQTASHTPVHYICPECGRDMLTSLHLRNHMSIHKGTHSYKCPKCVRTYMRRKPFRRHALREHKWELTEEEIDKIYSINDTPPSIKLRQRRSAKIENENSD; encoded by the exons ATGGCGCACAAACGAGTGAAAACAGAGGACATGGAAGTGAATTACAAATTTGCGTGTCGCTGTTGCCTCAAATCCGAGGCGGAATTCTTTAAGCTGGACTCACTAATCGAGTGTGGCATAAGCGAGCATGACGCGTCCTCTACTAAAATACCCCTGATACGCTTACTATTATTCTGCATGCGCACTGAAAATCAGCCCGAGCTGCCGCAATACATATGCGTCGAGTGTAGTAAAAGTTTGCAAATTGCCTACTATTTCATACAGAACGGCTTGCGTGCACATGAAATACTCTGTCGCAAGCTGTGCCCTGGGAAGCTAAAGACAACAACTCGTTCGAACGGACAACATGCATCGCTATGGACCGAG ACAAATGCCAGAGATGACGCGTCGCTGCCCAGGCTCTGGGAGCAGAAACCTCAAAAGTCCGCTGTACGACACGAATGCAAAGTATGCGGCGCGATTGTGTACAATCGCATGGAGCTCAAACAGCACATACGTATGCACACAG AGTCATCGCAACATCAGTGCAAATTGTGCAACTTTGTCACGCTCAAGCATCGCCAGCTGCCGGAGCATTATCGCAAGGCACATGGCTTGACAGCTGCCCAAATTGAGCAACAGATCAAAATCAGACGGTCTATGCAGGCGGCTGCAACAACTTCAACGACAACAAACGCAATAGAAACTCCTGCAGATGATGGTCAGGTGAAGGTGTGCACACTGGAGGACATGGAGCTGCTGATACCCACTGTGCTGACGCCAGAGGATTTTACGCATCCACAACTGGATGCGGATCAGTTGCGTGATATTGAGCAACAATTGGCGAACGCGCTGCCCGTCCCACAGTCCAATTTAGCTGACATACCAGCTGATCCGACGATAGATGCTGGCGTTAGCGCCAATGTTAGCATCGGTGCCGAGTTTTTGGTCATGCCCGATGGCTCTTTGCAGCAAGTAAATGATGCCGGTGTGGTTTTCGAATACATTGATGATAGCAAAAACACCAATACGACAACCAATATGACATTGCAAAGTCTTTTGGGCGATTCCAAGACAGATTTATCCTATAATGCCATGGATATCGATCTGAGTCATATGGTTGTCGACAATGCGCTGCCACAGATAACAG ttaagCCAAAACCGCGCCCGGCACCTGCGTCTACTGGTGCCCTGAAACACAAATGCAAACTGTGCCCCAAGGCGTTTCCAACAGTGGCACGTCTGAAATCTCATCAATTAACGCATAGTC ATTTGCCGAAATTCTATTGTGATCAGTGCTCCTATTATTCGCTGCGTAGCGCCGATCTCATCCAGCACTATACGACAGAGCACAAGTCTTGCATTAGCGAGAGTCGCTCGAATCATTTGGATAAGGCGCTGCTCACTGAGCCGGCGGACAGAAGTCGCATATATTCATGCGATATGTGTTTGTTTGAGGCACCCAGCAGTGGGCAGTTACGTGTACACTATAGCGAAAAGCATCTGATAGTGCCCAGTGAGGTTCAGCTGCGCCCCAACTGGACGTATGAGTCAAAGGATAGGAACGCTAACTCAACGTTAACCAGTGGCCATAGTACTGCAACCCAGTTAGATATTCCGCTGGGTATCAAAT ATCCACCCATGACGTCTGCGACAGGAACAGCGACAAGTTCGCCAACAGCTACCAtacagcagccgccgcaggcaacaacaacaactgtggTTACGCAAAGTGGCGACATTAATGTTGTGGTGGATGCCACATCATTGTTCTATGCCGCGGGCCAGTTACCAGCAGCTGGTGCTCCAACAACAGGAGCTACAGATTCAGAAACATTTGCAATATTTCCAGAGCAATCTTTTGCCAACAGCTTGACAACGTCAACTATAACGGGGGAGACAAATGGTGTGGCACCTGCCACGGTTAGTTCAAATCCAAACACCAGCATATTTGGCGATATGCAGGATTTTATAGATAACACTGATGTGGCGGCCATATGCACCATACCCGCCGATGATATGCCAGTGGTCGACGGCGATGATATTGTTATtgataacaataatataagcCTGGATTTTGATGCTGAAAACTTATTCGAAGACTTTGAGGATGTGGAAGTGGGCGAAgaggatgacgatgatgaggaTGATGCCGAAAATGATGATGAGAATGATAACAATGATGCGGCAGCCGATCAAAATCTGTTGCTAACCAGCGATGATGACGATGTGGATGACTTTGATGACGAACAATCGAAGCATTTGCAGAAACCATATTGCATCTATTGTAATAAAAAGTTTACCAGCCAATATAAGTTCGAGAATCATATGTTTGTGCATCGCG GTTTGGCACCATATCGCTGTGAACTATGCACTAATCTGTACAATATGAAACGCCTACTCATACGGCATTATAAGACGGTGCACAAACGCATGCCCACTCGGGACATGGTGCAAGCTAAGGGCGACAAGGTGTCCGTACCGCGAACAACCATTGAAAAGATAAGCGTCTATGTTGACAAAC CACCTACGCTAATGTGTGCCAAGTGTCCCTTTGAGTGCGAACAGGAGGGTGAAATGCGTAAGCATCTAAATGCACATCATGGCATCAACGATGGTG TTTCTTTGCATGCCAACGAGGTGTTTATCATACGCA AACTGCCCTATGACTGTCCACGCTGCATTCGCTCATTTGCGGCCAAGCGCACGCTGACACGACATTTGCAACGTAGCCATTTAGTGGACACAATCATTGAGATGCAGGCGCCTCAATTGACAACTAGTTCGGCATCCACAACAACCACACCAACGGCTACAACCACATTGCCGTTGAACGCTAGTGATggtaataaaacaacaacaacaacaacaatggcacaACAGGATTCCAGCATGTTGGCGCAGCATGACGCTGGCAATATCGATGTCGACgtcgatggcgatggcgatggcgatggaaAATGCG ACAGGGACATTGGATTCAAAACGGAAATATTAGACACAGATTTAAAAGTCGAAGCGACAACTACAATGGCATcacaagaaaaaaatgcagacacaactaaaacaacatcAGCAGAAACAGAAGTTGCAACAAGAGCAAAGACAGAAGCCACAGAAGATGCAGCAACAAATACTAAAGCAATATCAACGACAACGTCAGAAGCAGGAGCAGCATCgaaaacaaccacaacaactgCAGGCTCAACACTCTTTCCAACGCCCACGCCATTTGACTATGATTTTGACTTTATTGGCAGTGGTGCAAATGCCACGTCCAATAAGAGCAACAACGACAGCTTCAACATTGCACCCAGCCCCAGTCATCTTTTGAATGGCAGCGACAAGCTACTGACCGCTGCGCTGGAGCCATCGCCAATTAAAGATTTACGTTCGCGATTACCGCGCACACCCATATTTGTGTGCAAGCAATGCAATCAGACCTTCGATGAGCTTGGCAAGCTGTTGCAGCACGAATTGGAGCAACATTCCAGCAGCATTGTATCGCCGCGCGTCAGTCACCAGCATCAGTGTAAGATCTGTAAAACGACCTACCGCACCGTAACGCTACTAAATTACCATATGAAACGGCATGCGCCGGCCAAAGTTCCATGCCAACAATGCCCCAAAGAGAATAGCCCAGATTTGGATCAGCACATACAGTCAGATCATAGCGCTAATACAACGACACCACTGAAATGCGGTGTAGATGGTTGCGAGAAGACATTTAACTACAAACATCATTTGAAACGACATCAGACAGCCTCTCATACGCCGGTGCACTATATCTGTCCGGAATGTGGACGCGACATGTTAACTAGTCTGCATCTAAGGAATCACATGTCAATCCACAAAGGCACACATTCTTACAAGTGTCCCAAATGCGTTCGCACCTATATGCGACGCAAACC ttttcgaAGACATGCTTTACGTGAGCACAAATGGGAGCTGACTGAGGAGGAAATAGACAAAATATATAGCATTAACGATACACCACCATCAATCAAATTGCGCCAACGACGATCAGCGAAGATTGAGAACGAGAACTCTGATTAA